ACCTCTGCCTAGCATACCCCAAGTAATCGAAGTCTATCTTATTGACATGATGCTGAAAAAGAGGAGGAAATGAGTGATGTTAAGAAAAGCCTATGCAGCTCATAACAACATTGTTGTCGAAGGCAAAAAGGTAGAAAAGAGCCAAATATGTTACGGCTTGGGCACAAACTGTGGCAAACCATGTAATCTATTAATTGTTGACAGACTTCCAATATTAAGTTTTCTACAGTCAGACTAGGTGTACAGTTCCAAGTTCCTACTTAGACTATTGACTGTTCTTTTGTGTACATGACTCATAACTACTCTTATCATTACAGAATAGATAAGGTCAGGAGAAGTACCGATATTATTCCCCATAGACCCCAAAAAAGATGACTGGCAAGAGTATACTTCTCCACTTCTTGAACTAATTTCTCCAGTTCCTCTTCACTGGGAGAGCGACCTGTTTACCAGACTAATACATCAGAGATTCGTAAtgaataaaagataaataatgATCGAAATCTTGAGATTAACTAAATGTATATAGTTTTTACTACTCTTGGCATACAGATATGAGCTTAAGAAAGCACCATCATGAAATTTGAATGGTTCCACATACGTTAAGATGCAAGTTTTCATCTACCTGAACTATAAAGATATGCACTCAAAAATCTTTTGCGCTCCTCCAGACCTGCCACATATTGTAAGGGTTCAATTAGATTTAAAGTAAATATCTAGAAAGTGCTTGCTCGTGCCATTTAAGGGAACCAGATCAACAAAACAGATTTGCTTAAGATGATTTACTAGTGACTCACCAGGATACTTTCTGAAGTCCATAATATGAGGTGTTTCTGTATGGTAGTCAGCAACCATTTCACAAAAATGATTTGCTATATCAAATGCAACATGGTTGTAACCAGCATATTCATAGTCCTGTTAATAGGAAATGATTTAAGAAAATACCAGAAATTAAGTCCAAATAATAACTGTACGAACAGCACGAATTATTTGCAGAAATTAGACAATGGCCAACCCGGCAGGAAACAGAACTTTATCATTGAAAAGACAAggccttcaattttttttgaaatgtctaggtttttcaaatatttatcatatcCTTTTGCTCCTTACCAAGCAGATGATTAATAACTGAAACAAAATATAAAGGCAATAAACAAAAGTGCAGCTCCTAAATAAGTAAGAGCTTGAAGAAGTTTTTGATCCGGGAACCACCTACATCTTGCAGCAAACATGTCAGGACAAAGCACTGCCTAGTTATTTTGATCATGGAAGCCCAAAGTATTCAGATGTAATCAACATACATGCAAACACTGCTATAGCTAAAATCTAGGGAGATATGCATCTCATTAAGTAAATTGTATTTGCCCTCTTAACTTTTCATCTGAACAGATCTATGAATAAGAAACTTAGTACTTACAATAAAGGTTATTGATCTTGTCTCTTCATCCATCATTATGTTCCCATACTGCAAGTCGTTGTGGCAGCATCCCGTGCTTAGATGATTGCCAGCAAGATTCCTTTCCAACAATACAATCTCGTCTTTTAGAAGGTCCAACTGAAAGCCCTTAGCTTCTTCAGTAGAAGCCAGACCTTTGGCCACATTAAGCCAATTTCTAGAGCATTACGAGAACAAAAGGTTGTTTAGACATTTTAGTATAAGATAAACATAATTTAGCAGTTTTTATTCATCATATATGCAGTAAGAAGAAGAGCATACTGCAGTCTATCCCAGAGGATGACAGTCTTAGGACCAGGCATATCAAGCATATGAAATTCTCTCATTTTGGCAGCTATCAAGGAAGATATCTCTGGATCACGCAGATCAGGAGCTGACAATGTCTGAAATACCAATCATGGAGATTGTATATTTAATGAATGCCCCCATTCTCCTGAAGTATCAGTAATTACAAGTGCATCACAGATAATAATAGATCACAGGTAGGTTTAGAATAGTGTCAATGAAGCACGAGATATTCCTAGGGAAATTAGGCAATCCTAGAGGAATCAGGCAAACTTTGAAGATCCTAGGAGCACTTACAAAGAAACTGCAATATGACGATCATTGAACTCTGAAGAACCTAAATCTGCTTGGCTTCATAATAATTAGGTTTGACAAAAGGAGGCCAGATGCTTTTGTCAAAGTATCACTATGAACGAACATGAAACATAAGTCTTTGAGCATCTAAGCCAGCCAGTCACATCAGGTTTATTCAGAGGTGGCAAATCAGAACTTCAAACAACAAACAAACCCAAATAGTGGGTTAACTTGAATGCATTATATAAAGAAACCACTAGGATAGGACTCAAGGCCAtaaatagaaatatattttttcctaaGGAGAGGCGGAGAAGCTAACAGAAAACTTGGAGTTCTTAGTTTAATCAAGAACTAACCGAAATCATGATAGTAACACGTAAGTGGATATTAGGCATTTAAGTGTTGATCTGGATCGCTTCTAATATCATTCAGCATTCACCCAACCCCTCTCTTGGTATCCTTAAATCCTGTAGGTCATTCCCCAGGCAGCATAAGGTCACTTGGTTGTGACCTGAAAAAGCTGCCCTTGGCCCACTTCACATATACATCCTTCATCTCaacagaaatattttttatgtgtcCCAAATTGTTCATCTGTTTCGAATTTCTTCCTTCAAAATTCTTACCTGTCTTTAAGTTAATCTCAGCAGTAACACTTCacctttaatttcttctttatcCTATGCTAATAAGCTTATTGATAGACACAAAACATGGAGACAGCAGTAACCAGTAGTGAGGGAGGTGGATTAGGGAACCCCTCTGTCGGTTTTTTAGGATAACAGGCAGGAAAGTCGAGATTATTATGTTTGATTAGACCTATTAGTTCAGCTCATACCAAACAAGAAAAATTGTTTCCATTTGTATATGAATAACAATGGTTAATTATACATTGGCAGCTATTACTTGATCTAAATTTTTACCAAACCACTCATTCTTTCGAGTTATTATGCAGAACCAGCAAACGGATGTAAATTCCTTTTAGtaaagagaaaagaaatttGTGTAACTCTTTATGAAGAGGTGGTATTGAAATAAAATCACCTGTGAAGGCCCagaaaaattatcatttaagAAACTTGCTTCAAATTTGGATAAAGGTAAGCATATTGCagaaatttatgaaattaatcAGTTGATTAAGCTGACTATCTATAGGACAACTTTCTTCTGGGTCCTAGATGAGAATATCAGGATTTAGCCAAGCATCTTCCTAGAGAAAGATACTATCAGATCAATGAAAACTATCAGAATCTtgtcaaaattttgaaattctaaataCCAAGAGAGAAATCCGATTATATTTTCTATTGCACAGATGCTTATCTACAAGGATGTATAAACAATGGGAAATTTACACAGCACTAGAAGAGAAGGATGAATATAGAGTACCAGTGCAACTTAACCTAAATTCTTTCTCATTTACACGTGAATTGTTAGCATTTAACAAATCAATTTGCCAACTAGAGGAATGGAGAAGAAAATGATGGCCAAATTAGATACTTCTAAATTTTTTAGATACAGGGAGTATTAAACTCTAATTAAAACCTAAAAATCTTGTGCCTCAAATAACAATGATTGCAATTGAGTAACAAATTTAACAACTAAACATCACATGATAGGCCAAACCGCCAAAGGTAACACTCTGCCCCTTCGTCTCATAGAGTCATCAAGCAAGACCATATGTCAAACATAATCATATCATACTAgggtccctttttggtcattagAGCTtgcattttcatccaaaaaaagGTTCTTTGGTTTTAACAGGGAATTGGAGTAACAGCGAGAAACAAAAGCACATATACAACATTGAGAGTTATACTGCATACCATATTATCAAATTGCCAGAAAAATCACTTCTTAATCACAAAGCATCAGCTAAAAACCATCACACACCATTCTTGTAGCAGTCATAACAATAACAGAAACAATAGCAACAGCAggcaggaaaaaaaaagaaaaacatataaTTACAAGGATGATGATGATCACCATCACATACTCCATCCGTCCTAAAACTATCCATCATACCACCCAAGTGCTTggggcctagtggtcaatgcaGTAGTCCTAAAAATTCTAATTGTAAACTTCAattccaagaaaaaaaaatgattttggaGAAGAAAAAGCAAAAACTGACCCGAGCTCGAATGAATTCCTCAACACGCCCATTCTGAAAGCGACCAAGCAAGCGAGGTCCTTGGCCTTGCTTAGACATGAACTCAAAAATCCTAATTTCATTCTGCCGATCAAAGAACACATCAACACCTTTACCATAGATCCTCACCAACACCTTCCTAGATCGTTGTTGTTCCGGGTTCCTACTGGGCCATTTGATTTGATACACCTCGTTCGTCATCGCCCCCTTCAATCTGAATACATCTAATGCATTCGGATCCACTATATCGTCCCATTCTGATGccaatttcttcaatttcagcTTCGCTTCTTCGGGAATCACGTCCTCCTCCTCCTTCAATGATGCTGAATTTTCCATGGAATCACATTCAATCAAATGCCTGCCAAATGTTTTTGAagttatatttgtttcatcaACAGAATATACGTGGGTCTTATTGATTGCCTCACGTGGCATCTTTCCAGATTTTCAAACAGAACATATTACATATTttccaaatataaaaaatttattataaaaaaaaatccaaagcTTTTATTttcgaaaataaaaatatttaaattttaaattttgaattatactacataaattgagataaataaaatataacaaaaaaaagggcagcccggtgcactaaagctcccgctatgcgcggggtccggggaagggcctgaccacaagggtctattgtacgcagccttgccttgcatttctgccagaggctgtttacaaggcttgaacccgtgacctcctgatcacatggCAACAATTTTATCAGTTACTCCAAAACTATTTGATATACGCTCAAAAactatttgataaataaatgtCTCATATTGCAGTGGTTATGACTCATGATGAATGATGTGTATCTAAATTTGCACAAAAAAATACAGGGGGTCGGATATACAGTAAATATATCAGAAAATAATTTACTTAACTATTTTGTCACTGAATGCCGAATAAAAGTCGACTAAATTATGGATTACTAAAAGTACATAAAAATGTTTTGTCGCAAAATAATAATTgttaaggctgcgtacaacccttgtggtcgggtccTTCTCCGGATTCTGCGCACAGCGGGAACTTAAGTGCACCGTATTGTCCTTTAAGTACGATTTTTTTCGGTTTCTAAATTCATACCATGGCTAACTTGTTCGTcaaaaaatgtgttttaaaaaattgagGTCGTACTATGGCTATTCTCGTTAAGATCCTTGGAAAGGGTTTagaacttgagacctccaacatgAAAGTCTCAAGCTCAAATTACTGGACCACCCCAAAGGGTCATTATTGGTTCGATTATTGATTTAAGGGAAAATTACGCGATATGacaaattttactattttttttaccccccatttttgaaggatttatagtgttttcATACTTCCCCTCCAGTGTGACTCGAACTCAGGACCCACCGGTCATGGGGAAGGTGTTTTACCAACTGAGCAACCCTCATTTGTCCCAAATTTTACTACTATATTACGCATTTAGggtatagtttaaaaataattacggCTCGCAGCAAACATAGCTAACTATTTACGCGGTATGACAAATCTCGCTTGCTAGCTATACAAATTTATATACAATtcgacagatatacatatatacaattcgcctctcgcttgcctctctcctccctTTCTCGATCTTGCTCGCTTCTCTCCCCACTCTCTTGATCTCACTCGCGTCTCTCCTCCTCTTTCTCAATTTCGCTtgtcagatatacaaatacatatgtataccagttacatatatataattttttaacaaatatacatatacaattcgcctctctcctccctctctcgatttcgctcacctctctcctcctctctctcaatctcgcttatcagatatacaaatacatatgtataccagtgtttgtatatttcggtaTGCAAATAATTCGTGGGtatagcgtttgtataattcgctacaacttttgtataattcgctacaacATTTGTATAGTGTCAATTTTATGTTTGCCATTATAAGTAGTTTGTCATTATAACTATTTAGGAAAACTATACTCATATGGAGTAATTATGCTTAAAAGGTTTGTCATATCTGAAAATTTTACTTGATTTAACTGTTAAAATTTCACaccaaaaaaatttattaaaagcACTTAGAAACAAGATGACAAATCAAATAAGTCATGCACATGAGTTGACAAATTGTATTTTGctcaaaaataaaaacactGATATCTTTTAGAATAGTTGTGAGCATGAGACCGAAAAAATGAAAGTATGAAACTAAATCGTGACTTTATATATATCGAATGATATAAATGtcatttattaatttactaTCGCGTTGTCAGTTAACCcgttaaaaaaaactcaaactgTTAAAAGCCAATAATccgatataaaaaaattaaaatcgttATTGAAAACTGTTAAATcaataagtttatatttttgtatcataatataacaCAAATCATGTCCAATTTAAACTAACAAATTATCTAAATTTATGTTAAGTGAATAATTAGATCATAAATAAAGATTCTTCAATCCATAATGCAATTAAAGATTGTATTAAAATGGCAGCAGATAAGTAAGTACCTGTTAAGAGCGGAAATGACGACGGCGTCACGGGGCTTAAGGCCCAACTGAATAAGCCCATGGGCCAGGCCCAAAACTCCCTCAACAAATTCCATGCCCGCCTTCCTCCTCTCTCCCATTATCATCACCGTTGAGTTCCGGCGAACCGTCGACAGACAAACATGAACCTTGGAGTAATTAGCCATTTTTTTTGGAGGATAAATTCAgaatttctgaatttttcttccTCGATAGTTCATCTGAGCAAACAAAATAGCCAATTATTTTAGCTCTCTATTTCAGAGATCGTTTGGTTATCGTTTAACTAAAGTAATTTGATAACTTTTCGCTGAAAAGACATTTTGTCCAGAAATATTGGTCACTTGGTGTA
The sequence above is a segment of the Solanum dulcamara chromosome 11, daSolDulc1.2, whole genome shotgun sequence genome. Coding sequences within it:
- the LOC129873448 gene encoding probable choline kinase 2 — its product is MANYSKVHVCLSTVRRNSTVMIMGERRKAGMEFVEGVLGLAHGLIQLGLKPRDAVVISALNRHLIECDSMENSASLKEEEDVIPEEAKLKLKKLASEWDDIVDPNALDVFRLKGAMTNEVYQIKWPSRNPEQQRSRKVLVRIYGKGVDVFFDRQNEIRIFEFMSKQGQGPRLLGRFQNGRVEEFIRARTLSAPDLRDPEISSLIAAKMREFHMLDMPGPKTVILWDRLQNWLNVAKGLASTEEAKGFQLDLLKDEIVLLERNLAGNHLSTGCCHNDLQYGNIMMDEETRSITFIDYEYAGYNHVAFDIANHFCEMVADYHTETPHIMDFRKYPGLEERKRFLSAYLYSSGRSPSEEELEKLVQEVEKYTLASHLFWGLWGIISHHVNKIDFDYLGYARQRFQPYWSKKPELLGSSGSKKG